The following proteins come from a genomic window of Pseudomonas hygromyciniae:
- a CDS encoding acyl-CoA thioesterase, translating into MEPGNAQLSMTVLMTPDMANFSGNVHGGTLLKYLDEVAYACASRYAGRYVVTLSVDQVIFREPIHVGELVTFLASVNYTGNTSMEVGIKVVTENIRERSVRHTNSCFFTMVAVDDDRKPAAVPALQPQNSEDKRRFIQGKQRRQIRQELEKRYQEIKADV; encoded by the coding sequence ATGGAACCCGGAAACGCCCAGCTGTCGATGACGGTATTGATGACCCCTGACATGGCCAACTTCTCAGGTAATGTCCACGGCGGCACCCTGCTCAAGTACCTCGACGAAGTGGCCTACGCCTGCGCCAGCCGTTATGCCGGCCGCTATGTAGTCACGCTGTCGGTGGACCAGGTAATTTTTCGCGAGCCGATCCATGTCGGCGAACTGGTGACGTTCCTGGCGTCGGTCAATTACACCGGCAACACCTCGATGGAAGTGGGGATCAAGGTCGTCACCGAGAACATCCGCGAGCGTTCGGTGCGCCATACCAACAGTTGTTTCTTCACCATGGTCGCGGTCGACGATGACCGCAAACCGGCCGCCGTTCCCGCGTTGCAGCCACAGAACAGTGAAGACAAGCGTCGGTTTATCCAGGGCAAACAGCGCCGGCAGATTCGCCAGGAGCTGGAGAAGCGCTACCAAGAGATCAAGGCCGACGTGTAA
- the pdxY gene encoding pyridoxal kinase PdxY, translating to MKRTPHLLAIQSHVVFGHAGNSAAVFPMQRVGVNVWPLNTVQFSNHTQYGQWAGEVLAPQQIPALVEGIAAIGELGNCDAVLSGYLGRAAQGRAILTGVARIKAINPKALYLCDPVMGHPEKGCIVPQEVSDFLLDEAVAMADFLCPNQLELDSFSGRKPQSLFDCLGMARALLARGPKAVLVKHLDYPGKLADGFEMLLVTAEGSWHLRRPLLAFPRQPVGVGDLTSGLFLARVLLGDSLLAAFEFTAAAVHEVLLETQACASYELELVRAQDRIAHPRVRFEATPISL from the coding sequence ATGAAACGTACGCCTCATCTGCTTGCGATCCAGTCCCATGTGGTCTTTGGCCATGCCGGCAACAGCGCCGCCGTGTTTCCCATGCAGCGGGTCGGGGTGAATGTCTGGCCGCTCAACACCGTGCAGTTCTCCAACCATACCCAGTATGGCCAGTGGGCGGGAGAAGTGTTGGCGCCGCAGCAAATTCCTGCGCTGGTAGAGGGGATCGCGGCGATTGGCGAACTGGGCAACTGCGATGCAGTGCTGTCCGGCTACCTGGGCCGCGCCGCCCAGGGCCGGGCGATCCTGACCGGTGTAGCACGTATCAAGGCGATCAATCCCAAGGCGCTGTATCTGTGTGACCCGGTGATGGGCCATCCGGAAAAAGGCTGTATCGTGCCCCAGGAAGTCAGTGATTTTCTGCTGGACGAAGCGGTGGCCATGGCCGACTTCCTGTGCCCCAACCAGTTGGAGCTGGACAGTTTCTCCGGGCGTAAACCGCAGTCGCTGTTCGATTGCCTGGGGATGGCGCGAGCCCTGCTGGCGCGAGGACCCAAAGCGGTGCTGGTCAAGCACCTGGATTACCCGGGCAAGTTGGCGGACGGTTTCGAGATGCTACTGGTGACTGCCGAAGGCAGTTGGCACCTGCGTCGGCCATTGCTGGCCTTTCCGCGCCAGCCGGTGGGGGTGGGTGACCTGACTTCGGGCCTGTTCCTGGCGCGGGTGCTGCTGGGCGACAGCCTGCTGGCGGCCTTTGAGTTCACCGCGGCGGCTGTTCACGAAGTCCTGCTGGAAACCCAAGCGTGCGCCAGTTACGAGTTGGAACTGGTGCGGGCCCAGGACCGCATCGCCCATCCGCGCGTACGTTTCGAAGCCACGCCGATCAGCCTCTGA
- a CDS encoding DUF3301 domain-containing protein codes for MLTLGNIFVLMLLAAAAAWVWHNHGLRERALERVKQHCAKLDIELLDGAVALKRIGFVKDANGRRRLARVYNFEFTVTGEARHPGTITQFGAHSAQIELAPYPFEIKTPPPSAEVIELSQWRQEHSKTRH; via the coding sequence ATGCTGACCCTGGGAAATATTTTTGTGCTGATGCTGCTGGCGGCGGCTGCCGCCTGGGTGTGGCACAACCACGGCCTGCGCGAGCGCGCGCTGGAGAGGGTCAAACAGCATTGCGCCAAGCTCGATATCGAACTGCTCGACGGCGCCGTGGCCTTGAAACGCATCGGTTTCGTCAAGGACGCCAATGGCCGTCGACGTTTGGCGCGGGTCTACAACTTCGAGTTCACGGTGACCGGCGAAGCCCGCCATCCCGGGACCATCACCCAGTTTGGTGCCCACAGTGCGCAGATCGAACTGGCGCCCTACCCGTTTGAAATCAAGACGCCACCGCCCAGTGCCGAAGTGATTGAACTGAGCCAGTGGCGCCAGGAGCACAGCAAGACCCGTCACTGA
- a CDS encoding CobW family GTP-binding protein encodes MLQNIPTHVIAGPLGAGKTSLIKHLLAQRPPHERWAVLINEFGQIGLDAALLTQDDDGIALGEVAGGCLCCVNGAPFQVGLGRLLRKAKPDRLFIEPSGLGHPAQLLAQLRQAPWQTVLAVQPCVLVLDVQALAAGRPLPESQREALASAGLLVLNKDEGLDAAQRSEIERSLPACEVFWTRQAQLPLARLPGLDAQAGMAVDSFETPKGLGQLQAVWNDPCVPICLHQAQAGAWSIGWRWHPSQQFDTCKVRQWLESLGWQRAKLVIHSADGWVSANAVDNSTLTWQPSEWRRDSRIELIFNEEHDAAMLQTALANCRQ; translated from the coding sequence ATGCTGCAAAATATTCCCACCCATGTAATTGCCGGGCCATTGGGCGCGGGCAAGACGAGCCTGATCAAGCACCTGCTCGCCCAGCGCCCGCCCCACGAACGCTGGGCGGTGTTGATCAATGAGTTCGGGCAGATTGGCCTGGATGCCGCGCTGCTGACCCAGGATGACGACGGCATTGCCCTCGGTGAGGTGGCTGGCGGCTGCTTGTGTTGCGTGAATGGCGCGCCGTTCCAGGTCGGCCTGGGTCGATTGTTGCGTAAGGCCAAGCCTGACCGGCTGTTTATCGAGCCCTCTGGGCTTGGCCATCCGGCGCAATTGCTTGCGCAGTTGCGCCAGGCGCCCTGGCAAACCGTGCTGGCCGTCCAGCCTTGTGTGCTGGTACTCGACGTCCAGGCTTTGGCGGCGGGCAGGCCGTTACCCGAGTCCCAGCGTGAAGCTCTGGCCAGTGCCGGGCTGCTGGTGCTGAACAAGGATGAAGGGTTGGATGCCGCACAACGCAGTGAGATTGAAAGGTCGCTGCCGGCTTGCGAGGTTTTCTGGACCCGACAGGCGCAACTGCCATTGGCCCGGCTGCCGGGGCTTGATGCTCAGGCGGGGATGGCTGTGGATAGCTTCGAGACACCCAAGGGGCTGGGGCAGCTCCAGGCTGTCTGGAACGATCCCTGCGTACCGATTTGCCTGCACCAGGCCCAGGCGGGTGCGTGGAGCATCGGTTGGCGCTGGCATCCGAGTCAGCAGTTCGACACCTGCAAAGTCCGGCAATGGCTAGAGAGCCTGGGCTGGCAGCGCGCCAAATTGGTTATCCACAGCGCCGATGGCTGGGTCTCGGCCAACGCTGTGGATAACTCCACGCTCACCTGGCAGCCCAGCGAATGGCGTCGAGACTCGCGTATCGAGTTGATTTTCAATGAGGAACACGACGCTGCCATGCTGCAGACAGCCTTGGCCAACTGCCGTCAGTGA
- a CDS encoding DUF1826 domain-containing protein: protein MLAPVIQLRPVIRQTRGQTPLALADILDNGVNLALWQRQLPLHIAEFGALLVSLNEPLAESLVVELDSEEAEPNLLGLAAGCRDLEGYDGFIADVAWLVSAFACLLGAKRIGVRLRLLDKAMCPRFHVDHVPVRLITTYAGIGSQWLREGVMDRRQLSQADAQPSERIEQIHCGEVALLKGEKWRGNEGYGLIHRSPALAPNERRLILTLDWLA, encoded by the coding sequence ATGCTGGCACCTGTGATTCAACTGCGTCCGGTCATTCGCCAGACCCGTGGGCAAACCCCGCTGGCGCTGGCCGACATCCTCGACAATGGTGTGAACCTGGCGCTGTGGCAGCGCCAGTTGCCACTGCATATCGCCGAGTTTGGCGCCTTGCTGGTCTCGCTGAACGAGCCGCTTGCTGAATCGCTGGTGGTGGAGTTGGACAGCGAAGAGGCTGAGCCCAACTTGCTGGGCCTGGCCGCAGGCTGTCGTGATCTTGAAGGTTACGACGGGTTTATCGCCGATGTGGCATGGCTGGTCAGCGCCTTTGCCTGTCTGTTGGGGGCCAAGCGCATTGGCGTGCGGCTGAGGCTGCTGGACAAGGCCATGTGCCCGCGTTTTCATGTCGATCATGTGCCAGTGCGCTTGATCACAACCTATGCCGGCATCGGTAGTCAGTGGCTGCGCGAAGGGGTGATGGACCGTCGCCAGTTGAGCCAGGCAGATGCGCAACCCAGTGAGCGCATCGAGCAGATCCACTGTGGTGAAGTCGCCCTGCTCAAGGGCGAAAAGTGGCGTGGCAATGAAGGCTACGGCTTGATTCATCGCTCGCCGGCGTTGGCCCCCAACGAGCGACGGCTGATTCTGACCCTGGATTGGCTGGCATAA
- the zigA gene encoding zinc metallochaperone GTPase ZigA, with translation MTDRLPVTVLSGFLGAGKSTLLNYVLRNRENLRVAVIVNDMSEINIDGAAVQRDVSLNRAEEKLVEMSNGCICCTLREDLLVEVGKLAREGRFDYLLIESTGISEPLPVAETFTFRDENGQSLADVARLDTMVTVVDGMNFLLDYQAAESLASRGETLGEDDERSITDLLIEQIEFADVILISKIDLISSHEREELVAILERLNAQARIIPMVMGEVPLAEILNTGRFDFERAAQAPGWLQELRGEHVPETEEYGIASTAYRARRPFHPQRFYDFIDRPWSNGKLLRSKGFFWLASKHRDAGSWSQAGGLMRHGFAGRWWRFVPKSQWPEDQESVAAIMGNWQLSTGDCRQELVFIGQNIDFAQLRTELDGCLLTDDEMALGVEGWRLLVDPFGPWHEEAAA, from the coding sequence ATGACCGACCGACTACCCGTTACCGTGCTGTCCGGATTTCTCGGTGCCGGTAAAAGCACGCTGCTCAATTACGTCCTGCGCAACCGCGAAAACCTGCGGGTGGCGGTGATCGTCAACGATATGAGCGAAATCAACATCGACGGGGCCGCAGTCCAGCGCGACGTCAGCCTCAATCGCGCCGAAGAAAAACTGGTGGAGATGAGCAACGGCTGCATCTGCTGCACCTTGCGCGAAGATTTGCTGGTCGAGGTAGGAAAGCTCGCCAGGGAAGGGCGGTTTGATTACCTGCTGATCGAATCCACCGGCATTTCCGAGCCGCTGCCGGTGGCGGAAACGTTCACCTTTCGCGATGAAAACGGCCAGAGCCTGGCGGATGTTGCACGGCTCGACACTATGGTCACTGTGGTGGACGGCATGAACTTCCTGCTCGATTATCAGGCCGCTGAAAGCCTGGCGTCCCGGGGCGAAACCCTGGGCGAGGACGATGAGCGCTCCATCACCGACCTGCTGATCGAACAGATCGAGTTTGCCGACGTCATCCTTATCAGCAAGATCGACCTGATCAGCAGCCACGAACGTGAAGAACTGGTGGCCATCCTGGAACGCCTGAATGCCCAGGCACGCATCATTCCCATGGTGATGGGCGAGGTGCCGCTGGCCGAGATCCTCAATACCGGGCGTTTTGACTTTGAGCGCGCGGCCCAGGCGCCTGGCTGGTTGCAGGAACTGCGTGGCGAACATGTGCCGGAGACGGAGGAATATGGCATCGCCTCCACGGCTTACCGGGCGCGCCGGCCATTTCATCCCCAGCGCTTTTACGACTTTATCGATCGCCCGTGGAGCAACGGCAAGCTGCTGCGCTCCAAGGGTTTTTTCTGGCTGGCCAGCAAGCACCGCGACGCCGGCAGTTGGTCCCAGGCCGGTGGCCTGATGCGCCATGGTTTTGCCGGTCGCTGGTGGCGTTTTGTGCCCAAGAGCCAATGGCCCGAGGACCAGGAAAGCGTCGCGGCGATCATGGGTAACTGGCAACTGAGCACCGGCGACTGCCGCCAGGAACTGGTGTTTATCGGGCAGAACATCGATTTTGCGCAACTGCGCACCGAACTGGATGGGTGCCTGCTGACCGACGATGAAATGGCTCTGGGCGTCGAAGGTTGGCGCCTGCTGGTCGATCCTTTTGGCCCTTGGCACGAGGAGGCAGCCGCCTGA
- the dksA gene encoding RNA polymerase-binding protein DksA, which produces MTEQDLLAQPPADYMNEAQQAFFRELLLAQRSDLQTRIDAEFMVLREQEPNSDPADVGAAEEQRQWQLRLLEREKKLLDKIDEALEHLARGEYGWCRETGEPIGLKRLLLRPTATLCIEAKEREELRERHQRAI; this is translated from the coding sequence ATGACTGAACAAGACCTGCTCGCCCAGCCGCCCGCTGATTACATGAATGAGGCCCAGCAAGCCTTTTTCCGTGAGCTGTTGTTGGCCCAGCGTTCTGACCTGCAAACGCGCATCGATGCCGAGTTCATGGTGCTGCGCGAGCAGGAGCCCAATAGCGATCCGGCCGATGTCGGCGCCGCCGAAGAACAGCGCCAGTGGCAACTACGCCTGCTGGAGCGGGAAAAGAAGCTGCTGGACAAGATCGACGAAGCCCTTGAGCACCTCGCTCGTGGTGAATACGGCTGGTGCCGCGAGACGGGCGAGCCGATCGGCCTCAAGCGCCTGTTGCTGCGGCCCACGGCCACCCTGTGTATCGAAGCCAAAGAACGTGAAGAGCTGCGCGAACGCCATCAACGGGCGATTTGA
- a CDS encoding glutamine synthetase — MRYLLCGVLLLVASQASAQVPSQLATCTRSAILLACVDVQGNAYSVATAGNTTYLRGFEVVGKRYWAQTNSRYGQLTFFTGLASDGEAWVGYTRRVGWTTINRFSSSGGSSAKFTCSRISGC; from the coding sequence ATGAGATACCTGTTGTGCGGCGTGTTGCTGCTGGTGGCAAGTCAGGCCAGCGCCCAAGTGCCGAGCCAGTTGGCCACCTGCACCCGCAGCGCCATCCTGCTGGCCTGCGTCGATGTCCAGGGCAACGCCTACAGTGTCGCGACCGCCGGCAACACCACGTATTTGCGCGGGTTCGAGGTAGTCGGCAAACGCTACTGGGCGCAGACCAACAGCCGCTATGGTCAGTTGACGTTCTTTACCGGACTAGCCTCCGACGGCGAGGCGTGGGTTGGCTACACGCGGCGGGTGGGTTGGACCACCATCAACCGGTTTTCCAGCTCCGGCGGCTCCAGCGCCAAGTTCACTTGCAGCCGGATCAGTGGTTGCTAG
- the folE2 gene encoding GTP cyclohydrolase FolE2, with translation MNALTLPDIAAQASRQALPLDWVGMCGIALPILLDGKRLSATADAGVSLDDGEARGIHMSRLYLALEMLEQHDLQPALLRQVLQRFLDSHEGLSHSAYLRIHTDLLLKRPALVSPLAGWKSYPVSIEARLEKQMFHVELKVDVTYSSTCPCSAALARQLIQQQFINDFATTTLQHEDVLAWLGSAKGIVATPHSQRSSAQLRVHLQPGQPTLPLTDLIGRAEAALGTAVQTAVKRADEQAFALANGQNLMFCEDAARRLNLALQRSDAVQAFHLKVIHAESLHAHDAVAESRWARAIA, from the coding sequence ATGAATGCGCTGACTCTGCCGGATATCGCCGCGCAGGCTTCTCGCCAAGCCTTGCCACTCGACTGGGTTGGCATGTGCGGTATTGCCCTGCCCATCCTGCTCGACGGCAAGCGTTTGAGCGCCACGGCTGATGCAGGGGTGAGCCTGGACGACGGCGAGGCGCGCGGCATCCATATGTCGCGGTTATACCTGGCGCTGGAAATGCTGGAGCAACACGACCTGCAACCAGCACTGCTGCGTCAGGTACTGCAGCGTTTCCTCGATAGCCATGAAGGCTTATCGCACAGCGCGTACCTGCGGATTCATACCGACTTGCTGCTTAAACGTCCTGCGCTGGTCAGCCCGCTCGCCGGCTGGAAGAGCTATCCGGTGAGCATCGAAGCGCGCCTGGAAAAGCAGATGTTCCACGTGGAACTAAAAGTTGACGTTACTTATTCCTCAACCTGCCCATGCTCGGCTGCCCTCGCCAGGCAATTGATTCAGCAGCAATTTATCAATGACTTTGCCACTACAACGCTGCAACACGAAGACGTGCTGGCCTGGCTTGGCAGCGCCAAAGGTATCGTCGCCACGCCACACAGCCAGCGCAGCAGTGCGCAGTTACGGGTGCATCTACAGCCCGGCCAACCAACGCTGCCGCTGACTGATTTGATCGGCCGCGCCGAAGCCGCCCTCGGCACCGCCGTACAGACCGCCGTCAAACGTGCCGATGAGCAAGCCTTCGCCTTGGCCAACGGGCAGAACCTGATGTTCTGTGAAGACGCCGCCCGCCGCCTGAACCTGGCGCTGCAACGCTCGGACGCCGTGCAAGCCTTTCACCTCAAAGTCATCCACGCCGAAAGCCTGCACGCACACGATGCCGTGGCCGAAAGCCGCTGGGCGAGGGCCATCGCGTGA
- a CDS encoding metal ABC transporter ATP-binding protein: MIRCNALRWGAPGQPLTPAIDIELGKGSLTGVIGANGSGKSSLLKVIAGLQKPLVGKVTLDVPRRGGLSYLAQQQHLDRQFPISLQELVAAGLWGAKHSPQQRSQRLQTALEDWCLTGLEQRPLMALSGGELQRALLARLSLAQAPVLLLDEPHAALDEQGQALLWKHIHAWHAEGRTLVVVCHDLAAVRQHLPQALHIHSSGCVLAPSTQLTLQQPQMQVA; the protein is encoded by the coding sequence GTGATCCGCTGTAACGCCTTGCGCTGGGGCGCCCCAGGCCAACCGCTGACGCCGGCCATTGATATCGAACTGGGCAAAGGCAGCCTGACCGGTGTTATCGGCGCTAACGGGTCGGGTAAAAGCAGTTTGTTGAAAGTCATCGCCGGCCTGCAAAAGCCCCTGGTCGGCAAGGTCACGCTGGATGTTCCACGGCGCGGCGGCCTGTCGTACCTGGCGCAGCAGCAACACCTGGACCGACAATTCCCCATCAGCCTGCAAGAGCTGGTAGCCGCCGGCCTATGGGGCGCAAAACACTCCCCGCAGCAACGCAGCCAGCGCCTGCAAACGGCGTTGGAAGACTGGTGTCTCACCGGCCTTGAGCAGCGCCCCTTGATGGCCCTGTCCGGTGGCGAACTGCAACGCGCCCTTCTCGCCCGCCTCAGCCTGGCCCAAGCACCGGTGTTGTTGCTGGATGAACCCCATGCCGCACTGGATGAACAAGGCCAGGCACTGCTGTGGAAACATATCCACGCTTGGCATGCCGAAGGCCGCACCTTAGTAGTCGTCTGCCATGACTTGGCCGCTGTACGCCAACACCTGCCGCAGGCACTGCACATCCATAGCAGCGGCTGCGTGCTCGCACCCAGCACACAGCTGACCCTTCAGCAGCCGCAGATGCAGGTCGCCTGA
- a CDS encoding metal ABC transporter permease: protein MHLAAQLWMPFNDFVFMRRALLGGLLLACSTAPLGVFLILRRMSLIGDAVAHGILPGAALGFWFAGLSLPALTLGGLGAGLGMAGLAAWITRRTGLREDASLAAIYPISLAAGVLILGLAGKRLDLLHLLFGSALAVDGPTLTGMLWVSSFSLIAMALIYRLLVLDTLDPLFLQTVSRLGPLAHGVFLTLVVLNLVIGFQAIGALMVVGLMMLPAAASRFWSRRLPMLIAVSAVLGCLSVWLGLLLSFYYSLPSGPAIVLVAGGLYLLSVVLGPVHGLLRRPPLLTSQ from the coding sequence ATGCACCTCGCCGCCCAACTGTGGATGCCCTTCAACGACTTCGTGTTTATGCGTCGCGCCCTGCTCGGTGGCCTGCTGCTGGCGTGTAGCACGGCGCCGCTGGGGGTGTTCCTGATCCTGCGGCGTATGAGCCTGATCGGCGATGCGGTGGCCCACGGCATCCTGCCGGGCGCCGCACTGGGCTTCTGGTTTGCCGGCCTGAGCCTGCCAGCACTGACCCTCGGAGGCCTCGGCGCCGGCTTGGGCATGGCCGGCCTCGCCGCGTGGATCACCCGTCGCACCGGCCTGCGCGAAGACGCCAGCCTGGCTGCGATTTACCCGATTTCCCTGGCCGCCGGTGTGCTGATCCTCGGCCTTGCCGGCAAGCGCCTGGACCTGCTGCACCTGCTGTTCGGCTCGGCGCTGGCGGTAGACGGCCCGACATTGACCGGCATGCTGTGGGTTTCCAGCTTCAGCCTGATCGCCATGGCACTGATCTACAGGTTGCTGGTGCTGGACACCCTCGACCCACTGTTTTTGCAAACCGTCAGCCGCCTTGGGCCTTTGGCCCACGGCGTGTTCTTGACCTTGGTAGTGCTGAATCTGGTGATTGGTTTCCAGGCCATCGGCGCCTTGATGGTGGTCGGTCTGATGATGTTGCCCGCGGCAGCGTCACGCTTCTGGAGCCGGCGGCTGCCGATGTTGATTGCCGTCTCGGCCGTGCTGGGATGCCTGTCGGTATGGCTCGGGCTGTTGCTGTCGTTCTACTACTCGCTGCCCAGCGGCCCGGCAATTGTGCTGGTAGCTGGCGGCTTGTACCTGCTGTCCGTGGTGTTGGGGCCGGTACATGGCTTGCTGCGCCGCCCGCCCTTGCTTACATCCCAATGA
- a CDS encoding metal ABC transporter substrate-binding protein: MRALLVLFSVLLPLSFATAQDKLQVVTSFSILADITQQVGGEHIQLSNMVGPDADAHTYEPSPDDAKALLKARVIIKNGLGFEPWLDRLITSTETQATVVNASKGVIARTLEEGGDKIPDPHAWHNLANAEIYVSNITQALITADPANKADYQHNSQAYLQKIYRLLAEAKAKFAALPAGNRRIVTSHDAFGYLGQAYGIDFMAPQGLSTERDPSAAEVAALITQIRQAHVKAVFMENIKDARLLKQIAEESGAHIGGTLYSDALAANGPASTFTGLFEYNLNTLYDALGTP, translated from the coding sequence ATGCGCGCTCTACTCGTGCTGTTCAGCGTCCTGCTACCGCTGTCGTTCGCAACCGCCCAGGACAAGCTCCAGGTGGTCACCAGCTTCAGCATTCTCGCCGACATAACCCAGCAGGTCGGCGGGGAGCATATCCAGCTCAGCAATATGGTCGGCCCCGACGCCGATGCCCATACCTACGAGCCGTCCCCGGATGATGCCAAGGCGCTGCTCAAGGCCCGTGTCATCATCAAGAACGGCCTGGGCTTCGAGCCATGGCTGGATCGCCTGATTACCAGTACCGAGACCCAGGCTACAGTGGTCAACGCCAGCAAAGGCGTGATCGCTCGCACGCTGGAGGAAGGCGGCGATAAGATCCCTGATCCCCATGCCTGGCATAACCTGGCCAACGCCGAAATCTACGTCAGCAACATCACCCAGGCACTGATCACCGCCGACCCGGCCAACAAGGCCGACTATCAACACAACAGCCAGGCGTACCTGCAAAAAATCTACCGCCTGCTGGCCGAAGCCAAGGCCAAGTTTGCCGCGCTGCCTGCGGGCAATCGACGTATCGTCACCTCCCATGACGCCTTCGGCTACCTGGGCCAGGCCTACGGTATCGACTTCATGGCGCCCCAGGGTTTATCCACCGAGCGCGACCCATCGGCGGCCGAAGTCGCCGCGTTGATCACGCAGATCCGCCAGGCCCACGTCAAAGCGGTGTTTATGGAAAACATCAAGGACGCACGCCTGCTCAAGCAGATTGCCGAGGAAAGCGGCGCCCATATCGGCGGCACGTTGTACTCCGATGCACTGGCTGCCAACGGTCCGGCCAGCACGTTCACCGGATTGTTTGAATACAACCTCAACACTTTGTACGACGCCTTGGGCACCCCATGA
- the hisI gene encoding phosphoribosyl-AMP cyclohydrolase, with protein MTLSMLELEAAPIGSRFPLAQVMDALPWNRDGLIAAIAQQHRSGEVLMLAWMNRQALDETLASGRVCYWSRSRQRLWRKGESSGHIQQLIEARLDCDGDAVLLIVDQQGPACHTGRPTCFYNAIEHDQVHILTAPLKEPAA; from the coding sequence ATGACACTGTCGATGCTCGAGTTGGAAGCCGCGCCCATCGGCAGCCGCTTCCCCCTGGCCCAAGTCATGGATGCCTTGCCATGGAACCGCGACGGCCTGATCGCGGCCATCGCCCAGCAACACCGCAGCGGCGAGGTTTTGATGCTGGCCTGGATGAACCGCCAGGCCCTCGACGAAACCCTCGCCAGCGGCCGCGTCTGCTACTGGTCACGCTCGCGCCAGCGATTGTGGCGCAAAGGCGAAAGCTCAGGACACATCCAACAGTTGATCGAAGCGCGCCTGGATTGCGATGGCGATGCCGTACTCCTGATCGTCGATCAACAAGGCCCGGCCTGCCACACGGGGCGCCCGACCTGCTTCTACAACGCGATTGAACACGACCAGGTGCATATCCTCACCGCGCCCCTCAAGGAGCCTGCAGCATGA
- a CDS encoding gamma carbonic anhydrase family protein, which translates to MIRKNPSGDLPIIAESAYVDKTAIICGKVIIGENVFVGPYAVIRADEVDTTGDMDPITIGANSNIQDGVVIHSKSGAAVTIGEFTSIAHRSIVHGPCTVGDRVFIGFNSVLFNCVVGDGCVVRHNSVVDGRDLPAAFYVPSTTRIGPNTDLSQFPPVSVSASEFSEDVARTNVDLVRGYKALQNEF; encoded by the coding sequence ATGATCCGCAAAAACCCTTCCGGCGATCTGCCGATCATTGCCGAGTCGGCCTACGTCGATAAAACCGCAATCATCTGCGGCAAAGTGATCATCGGCGAAAACGTATTTGTCGGCCCCTATGCGGTGATCCGCGCCGATGAAGTCGACACCACCGGCGACATGGACCCGATCACCATCGGCGCCAATTCCAATATCCAGGACGGTGTGGTGATCCACTCCAAATCCGGCGCGGCGGTGACCATCGGCGAATTCACTTCCATTGCCCACCGCTCGATTGTCCACGGACCCTGCACTGTCGGCGACCGGGTGTTTATCGGCTTTAACAGCGTGCTGTTCAACTGCGTGGTCGGCGACGGCTGTGTAGTACGGCACAACTCGGTGGTCGATGGCCGTGATTTGCCCGCTGCTTTCTATGTGCCATCCACCACGCGCATTGGCCCCAACACCGACTTGTCGCAGTTCCCGCCAGTGAGCGTCAGCGCCTCGGAGTTTTCCGAAGACGTGGCGCGCACCAATGTCGACCTGGTGCGCGGCTATAAAGCCCTGCAAAACGAGTTCTGA